Proteins from one bacterium genomic window:
- the gmhA gene encoding D-sedoheptulose 7-phosphate isomerase, with protein MNTDINIINNRFNETLEVLTKIKETQTELINEVAKTLTESFKSGNKLLICGNGGSAADAQHIAAEFIGKFYKIDRPALPAIALNTNTSIITALANDFGYEMTFSRQVEGLGQNGDVFITISTSGNSINAIEAAKIAKEKGMKVISFTGEGGGKLAEVSDITIKVPSKNTPIIQNAHISILHIICEIVENKF; from the coding sequence ATGAATACAGATATAAATATTATAAATAACCGCTTTAATGAAACTCTGGAAGTTTTGACAAAAATAAAAGAAACACAGACAGAGCTTATAAACGAAGTTGCAAAAACCCTTACGGAAAGCTTTAAATCAGGAAACAAGCTGTTAATCTGTGGAAACGGAGGAAGCGCAGCCGATGCACAGCATATTGCAGCAGAATTTATCGGAAAATTTTATAAAATTGACCGCCCTGCTCTTCCTGCAATAGCTTTAAACACAAATACTTCTATTATTACCGCTCTTGCAAATGATTTTGGTTATGAAATGACATTTTCAAGACAGGTAGAAGGATTAGGACAAAATGGAGATGTTTTTATAACAATTTCCACCAGCGGAAATTCCATAAATGCCATAGAGGCAGCCAAAATAGCTAAAGAAAAAGGAATGAAAGTAATTTCTTTTACGGGAGAAGGCGGCGGAAAGCTTGCAGAAGTTTCTGATATTACAATAAAAGTCCCGAGCAAAAATACCCCTATAATTCAAAATGCGCATATCTCAATCCTGCATATAATTTGCGAGATTGTAGAAAACAAATTTTAA
- a CDS encoding HAD-IIB family hydrolase codes for MSSINNFNIKYLQSNIKSTKSTSLSTNFGLLKPLIKDTISFKGLMNDKDKKSLKMCVYDLDETLLEGSQDSRNKVLDFSIDNNKTLIYSSGRSLKQVLPLIEDGTIIMPDFYVGNNGIDIYRNESGKLEEITPWSDKLAEKFHKDKVRNFMTDIAKSNMFDNRAWKKITKTTAIPKGQQKFIGSKITEYEVNGSPLNIYFMMAPGLFEKTKPLIEEKLKENNIEAEIKFQNFNKKSLEMETLNKYFSPQIAQDMRNHALPRLNKDGSIDIAIITAKTDKGTATEYIRNELGVEKKEVFAVGDAENDYSHANKGYFFGVVANATKGLRDLISKFADSNIIQAPKSGVEGIWEIVKP; via the coding sequence ATGTCGAGTATCAATAATTTTAATATTAAATATTTGCAATCAAACATTAAAAGCACAAAGTCAACAAGCCTTTCAACAAATTTTGGACTATTAAAACCCTTAATCAAAGATACAATTAGTTTTAAAGGGCTTATGAACGATAAAGATAAAAAATCTTTAAAAATGTGTGTCTATGATTTAGATGAGACTCTATTGGAAGGTTCTCAAGACAGTAGAAATAAAGTTCTTGATTTTTCTATAGATAATAATAAAACTTTGATTTATTCATCAGGTAGAAGTTTGAAACAAGTTTTGCCTTTAATTGAAGATGGAACAATTATTATGCCCGATTTTTATGTTGGTAATAACGGCATAGATATTTATAGAAATGAAAGCGGAAAACTCGAAGAAATAACCCCATGGTCTGATAAGCTGGCAGAAAAATTTCATAAAGATAAAGTCAGAAACTTTATGACAGACATTGCAAAATCTAATATGTTCGATAACCGGGCATGGAAGAAAATAACTAAAACAACTGCTATTCCCAAAGGACAGCAGAAATTTATAGGTTCAAAAATTACAGAATATGAAGTTAATGGAAGTCCTTTAAATATTTATTTCATGATGGCACCGGGTCTTTTTGAAAAAACAAAGCCTTTGATTGAAGAAAAATTAAAAGAAAATAATATAGAAGCAGAAATTAAATTTCAGAATTTTAATAAAAAGAGTTTAGAGATGGAAACTCTTAACAAATATTTTTCTCCACAAATAGCTCAAGATATGCGCAATCATGCACTTCCCAGATTAAATAAAGATGGCAGTATTGATATAGCTATAATAACTGCAAAAACAGATAAAGGCACAGCTACAGAGTACATAAGAAACGAACTCGGTGTAGAAAAAAAGGAAGTTTTTGCTGTTGGAGACGCTGAAAATGACTATTCACATGCCAACAAAGGCTACTTTTTTGGTGTGGTTGCAAATGCCACAAAAGGATTAAGGGATTTAATAAGTAAATTTGCTGATTCTAATATTATACAAGCCCCTAAATCAGGGGTTGAAGGTATTTGGGAAATTGTAAAACCTTAA
- a CDS encoding homoserine dehydrogenase has product MQKKIAIGLLGLGTVGSGVVKVLSKFENIEIKKIAVKNLNKARTVKNLNPEILTDDPASIINDPEIKIVVEVIGGISPALELITQAIQNGKHIITANKELIAKHGKILFELAKKHNVVILYEAAVAGGIPIVMPIVQSLAGNKISKIAGILNGTTNYILTKMEEEGRDFQQVLKEAQTLGYAEADPTGDVEGYDAAYKIAILSSIAFNKRIDINEIYKEGINNISPEDIKHANEFGYKIKLIAMAQSDGDALDIRVHPMLVPKKHPLANINDVLNAIVVEGDAVGRVMFSGPGAGEFPTASSVAGDVLSIAGEIEKTGCPLPIMRCKHDDTNAKILDINETKNKYYINVQTENFPGVIGELGTICGKHGINLHGIIQQGVVKDNTASIVLLTESACEKDIRAAVKEISEKPTVKAVKNLIRVM; this is encoded by the coding sequence ATGCAGAAAAAGATTGCTATTGGTTTGCTTGGGCTTGGGACGGTCGGCAGCGGCGTTGTTAAAGTTTTAAGCAAATTTGAAAATATTGAAATAAAAAAAATTGCGGTAAAAAATCTTAATAAAGCAAGAACCGTTAAAAACTTAAATCCGGAGATTCTGACAGATGACCCTGCAAGCATCATAAATGACCCTGAAATTAAAATAGTTGTGGAAGTTATAGGCGGAATTAGTCCCGCGTTAGAACTCATCACACAAGCTATTCAGAACGGAAAACATATAATTACCGCGAACAAAGAACTTATTGCAAAACATGGAAAAATTCTTTTTGAGCTTGCAAAAAAGCATAATGTCGTAATTCTTTATGAAGCGGCCGTTGCAGGGGGTATTCCTATTGTAATGCCTATTGTTCAATCTCTTGCAGGTAATAAAATTTCAAAAATAGCAGGAATTTTAAACGGTACAACAAACTATATTCTTACAAAAATGGAAGAAGAAGGAAGAGATTTTCAACAAGTATTAAAAGAAGCTCAGACCCTGGGTTATGCAGAAGCTGATCCTACAGGTGATGTTGAGGGCTACGATGCGGCTTATAAAATAGCTATTCTTTCTTCTATTGCGTTTAATAAAAGAATTGACATCAACGAAATTTACAAAGAAGGCATCAACAATATAAGCCCTGAAGATATAAAACATGCAAACGAATTCGGATATAAAATAAAACTTATTGCCATGGCTCAAAGTGATGGAGATGCTCTTGATATAAGGGTTCATCCTATGCTTGTTCCCAAAAAACATCCTCTTGCAAATATTAATGATGTTCTTAATGCTATTGTTGTTGAAGGCGATGCAGTTGGCAGGGTCATGTTTTCGGGACCCGGAGCAGGAGAATTTCCTACTGCAAGTTCTGTTGCAGGAGATGTGCTTTCTATAGCCGGTGAAATCGAAAAAACAGGTTGTCCTCTTCCGATAATGCGCTGCAAACACGATGATACCAACGCTAAAATTCTTGATATCAATGAAACAAAAAACAAATATTATATAAACGTGCAGACCGAAAATTTCCCAGGAGTTATTGGAGAGCTTGGAACAATTTGCGGAAAGCATGGCATTAATCTTCACGGCATTATTCAGCAGGGCGTTGTTAAAGATAATACCGCAAGCATAGTGCTTCTTACCGAGTCTGCCTGCGAAAAAGACATTAGGGCTGCCGTAAAAGAAATTTCCGAAAAACCTACAGTAAAGGCTGTCAAGAATCTAATCAGGGTTATGTAG
- the thrC gene encoding threonine synthase, with translation MNTKCTPYTGLINKYKEFLPINDSTPVITINEGNTPLIKADNLAEKIGLKADLYLKYEGANPTGSFKDRGMTMAVSKAVEEGSNAIICASTGNTSAAAAAYGAKAGLKTYVLIPDGYIALGKLSQAMMYGAEVIAINGNFDEALEIVMELSQKYPITLVNSVNPYRIEGQKTAAFELCDVLGKAPDYLCIPVGNAGNITAYWKGFKEYFDKRIVSNKPKMYGFEAEGSAAIVKGERILKPETIATAIRIGNPASWDYAVAARDESGGLIDFVTDEEIIYAYKLMASTEGVLAEPASAASVAGLIKANKLGKIEENSTIVCVLTGNGLKDPDSAIKYSGCEVKKTSSNIEDIVKVLGI, from the coding sequence ATGAACACAAAATGCACACCATATACAGGTTTAATAAACAAATACAAAGAATTTTTGCCTATAAATGATAGTACACCTGTCATTACCATAAATGAAGGTAATACACCGCTTATAAAAGCTGATAATCTGGCTGAAAAAATAGGTTTAAAAGCTGATTTATACCTTAAATACGAGGGGGCAAATCCTACGGGAAGTTTTAAGGACAGAGGCATGACAATGGCTGTTTCAAAAGCCGTTGAAGAAGGAAGTAATGCCATAATTTGCGCAAGCACAGGAAACACAAGCGCAGCAGCCGCAGCTTACGGTGCTAAAGCAGGTTTAAAAACTTATGTACTGATTCCTGACGGATATATTGCGCTGGGAAAACTTTCTCAGGCGATGATGTATGGCGCAGAAGTAATTGCCATCAACGGAAACTTTGATGAAGCTCTTGAAATAGTTATGGAATTATCTCAAAAATACCCTATAACTCTTGTAAATTCTGTTAATCCTTACAGAATAGAAGGTCAAAAAACCGCAGCCTTTGAACTTTGCGATGTTCTTGGAAAAGCTCCCGATTATCTCTGTATTCCTGTGGGAAATGCGGGAAATATTACCGCCTACTGGAAAGGGTTTAAAGAATATTTCGACAAAAGAATCGTTTCTAATAAACCGAAAATGTACGGATTTGAAGCAGAAGGTTCTGCGGCAATAGTCAAAGGCGAAAGAATCCTTAAGCCTGAAACCATAGCAACTGCCATAAGAATTGGAAACCCTGCAAGCTGGGATTATGCTGTTGCGGCAAGAGATGAATCGGGCGGTTTAATAGACTTTGTAACAGATGAAGAAATTATTTATGCTTATAAACTCATGGCTTCAACCGAAGGCGTTCTGGCAGAACCTGCAAGTGCTGCCTCTGTGGCTGGTTTAATCAAGGCAAACAAACTGGGCAAAATTGAAGAAAATTCGACTATTGTTTGCGTGCTTACAGGAAACGGATTGAAAGATCCTGACTCCGCCATAAAATATTCAGGCTGCGAAGTCAAAAAGACTTCTTCAAATATTGAGGATATCGTCAAGGTTTTAGGTATTTAG
- a CDS encoding MlaD family protein, whose translation MHPTYSVIFKDVDGLSVGSPVRLMGKQVGNIIKLELLDSEIYVTFRITEENTIIPNKSIASIQFTGLAGSRSLEIMPLKRKSSINKKIIYSQEPVRISSIMEVQTAISENILGFCRSLFAFLTKNSIDSTKKNLHTTSKYMQDSNRSMDDTLENIKKSGSNISKNTKEIKQFMNEQNKNIDSAYKSFDKLAKDKNLKNNMYGIQTTVENLSSSADTANKKVSEITNNLNNFNSNLKNFNQKISKVKNREIEYVSEINNSIQKTTDNLQGFIDSAQKTFKPAKPIQEENKN comes from the coding sequence ATGCATCCGACTTATAGCGTAATTTTTAAAGATGTTGACGGGCTTAGTGTAGGTTCTCCGGTAAGATTAATGGGTAAACAGGTTGGAAATATAATTAAACTTGAGCTTTTAGATTCAGAAATTTATGTAACATTCAGAATAACAGAAGAAAACACAATAATTCCAAACAAATCAATTGCCAGTATTCAATTTACAGGTTTGGCAGGCTCTAGATCCCTTGAAATTATGCCTCTAAAAAGAAAGTCTTCAATAAATAAAAAAATAATTTATTCACAAGAACCTGTAAGAATAAGTTCAATTATGGAAGTACAAACAGCTATTTCTGAAAATATACTCGGGTTTTGCAGAAGTTTGTTTGCTTTTCTTACCAAAAACAGTATTGATTCCACTAAAAAAAATCTGCATACCACTTCTAAATATATGCAGGACTCAAATCGCTCTATGGATGATACGCTAGAAAATATAAAAAAATCAGGTTCGAATATCTCTAAAAATACTAAAGAAATTAAGCAATTTATGAATGAACAGAACAAAAATATTGATTCTGCCTATAAATCTTTTGATAAACTTGCCAAAGACAAAAACTTAAAAAACAATATGTATGGAATTCAAACGACAGTTGAAAATCTTTCTTCTTCAGCAGATACAGCAAATAAAAAAGTTTCGGAAATAACAAATAACTTGAATAATTTTAATTCTAATCTGAAAAATTTTAATCAAAAAATAAGCAAGGTTAAAAACCGCGAAATTGAATATGTTTCTGAGATAAACAATTCTATTCAAAAAACCACTGATAATTTGCAGGGATTTATTGATTCCGCCCAAAAAACCTTTAAACCTGCTAAACCGATTCAGGAAGAGAATAAAAACTAA